The Hevea brasiliensis isolate MT/VB/25A 57/8 chromosome 1, ASM3005281v1, whole genome shotgun sequence genome has a window encoding:
- the LOC131183217 gene encoding uncharacterized protein LOC131183217 — protein MPSYVKFLKKILSKKKRLEDNETVALTEECSAILQNKLRLKLKDPGSFSIACLIGNMNIDKALYDFGASVSLMPLSICQKLNIRELRPTTLLLQLTDRSVKYPVGILENIPIKVGKFFIPVDFVVLKMEEDIQIPIILGRPLLATARAIIDVKNGRLTLKVGDEEVEFNLCRAMKYKPMSNECLKVDIIDKLVEEEFQKRYPKDPLEAYIVHSRTVEDENKENTGYAQSFKATPLPLARAPLVEKL, from the coding sequence ATGCCATCCTatgtaaaatttttaaagaaaattctttCCAAGAAAAAAAGGTTGGAAGACAATGAGACAGTTGCTTTAACAGAGGAATGTAGTGCTATCTTACAAAACAAGCTACGTCTAAAGTTGAAAGATCCTGGAAGCTTCTCTATAGCATGCCTAATTGGTAACATGAACATAGACAAAGCCCTCTATGATTTTGGAGCTAGTGTGAGCCTGATGCCCTTATCTATATGTCAAAAACTGAATATTAGAGAATTGAGACCAACTACTCTCTTGTTACAATTAACAGACAGGTCTGTTAAGTATCCAGTTGGCATCTtagagaacatccctatcaaagtgggtAAATTCTTCATTCCTGTAGATTTTGTTGTCCTAAAAATGGAGGAAGATATCCAAATTCCCATAATATTAGGAAGGCCTCTCTTGGCAACCGCCAGAGCAATTATAGATGTAAAAAATGGGCGGTTAACTCTCAAAGTGGGAGATGAAGAAGTGGAGTTTAACTTATGTAGAGCAATGAAGTACAAACCTATGTCTAATGAATGTTTAAAGGTTGACATCATAGATAAGCTAGTAGAGGAAGAATTTCAAAAAAGATATCCCAAAGACCCTCTTGAAGCTTACATAGTACATAGTCGCACAGTGGAggatgaaaataaagaaaatacagGATATGCACAGTCTTTTAAAGCTACACCTCTACCTTTGGCTCGAGCACCACTAGTAGAAAAGCTATAG